One segment of Carya illinoinensis cultivar Pawnee chromosome 1, C.illinoinensisPawnee_v1, whole genome shotgun sequence DNA contains the following:
- the LOC122289364 gene encoding caffeoylshikimate esterase-like, protein MVHPIADANEESPFGSLTPDEFYARHSVTHGSEYITNDRGLRLFTQWWTPLPPTELVGTLSVVHGFTGESSWLLQLSAVFFAKAGFAVCAIDHQGHGFSDGLVHHIPDINPVVDDCISFFNAFRVRHAPSLPSFLYAESLGGAIALLITLHKDTVWDGLILNGAMCGISAKFKPPWPLEYFLSLVARLVPTWRVIPTRGSLPEVSFKEEWKRKLALASPKRLVARPRAGTARELVRVCDELQGRFEEVRVPLLVVHGEEDVVCDPACAEELYKRAASKDKTLKIYPEMWHQLIGEPEENVELVYGDMLEWLLSRAKGASDARAA, encoded by the coding sequence ATGGTGCACCCAATAGCGGACGCGAACGAGGAGAGTCCCTTTGGCTCGCTGACTCCGGATGAATTCTATGCGCGCCATTCCGTTACTCACGGCTCGGAGTACATCACCAACGACAGGGGCCTCAGGCTCTTCACCCAGTGGTGGACCCCACTCCCTCCAACCGAGCTCGTTGGAACCCTATCCGTCGTCCACGGATTCACCGGTGAGTCCAGCTGGCTCCTCCAGCTCAGCGCCGTGTTCTTTGCCAAAGCCGGTTTCGCCGTCTGCGCCATCGATCACCAGGGTCACGGATTCTCCGACGGCCTCGTCCACCACATCCCCGATATCAACCCCGTCGTCGACGACTGTATCTCCTTCTTCAACGCCTTCCGTGTTCGCCACGCGCCCTCCTTGCCCTCCTTCCTATACGCGGAGTCCCTCGGTGGCGCGATCGCCCTTCTCATTACGCTTCACAAGGACACCGTCTGGGACGGCCTTATCCTCAACGGAGCGATGTGCGGAATCAGCGCCAAGTTCAAGCCGCCATGGCCGTTAGAGTACTTCCTATCCTTGGTCGCCCGTTTGGTCCCCACTTGGCGCGTGATTCCCACCCGGGGCTCCCTGCCGGAGGTCTCGTTCAAGGAGGAGTGGAAGCGGAAGCTGGCGTTGGCGAGCCCCAAAAGACTGGTGGCGAGGCCACGCGCGGGTACGGCGCGCGAGCTGGTGAGGGTATGCGACGAGCTGCAGGGAAGGTTTGAGGAGGTGCGGGTTCCGTTACTGGTTGTCCACGGCGAGGAAGACGTCGTGTGCGACCCGGCGTGCGCGGAAGAACTGTACAAACGCGCCGCGAGCAAGGATAAGACTCTCAAGATTTACCCCGAGATGTGGCACCAGTTAATTGGCGAGCCGGAGGAGAACGTCGAGTTGGTATACGGGGACATGTTGGAATGGCTTCTGAGCAGGGCGAAAGGCGCCTCTGATGCACGCGCTGCCTGA